Proteins found in one Paenibacillus borealis genomic segment:
- a CDS encoding ABC transporter permease has protein sequence MFYAMMLPAVILLVINNYIPMLGIIIAFKTINYQDGILGSPWSGMKNFEYLFASKDSYIIIRNTLLYNSLFIVLNLGLPLAFALMLNEMKNRFLSKLHQTIMFLPYFLSMIVISYLVYGFLSDERGYFNGTLLPAMGLEPVRWYFTKEVWPVILPIINTWKNMGYYTVVYMAAIIGIDEEYYEAATIDGANKWQQMKKITIPLITPVITIMTLLQIGKIFNADFGLFFQVPRESGALFPVTNVIDTYVYRTFLTVGDIGLSSAAGLFQSVVGFVLVFVSNWIVRRINPENALF, from the coding sequence ATGTTCTATGCGATGATGCTGCCGGCGGTCATTCTGCTTGTAATCAATAACTATATCCCTATGTTAGGGATCATTATTGCCTTCAAGACGATCAACTATCAGGACGGGATTCTGGGAAGCCCGTGGTCAGGGATGAAAAATTTCGAATACCTGTTCGCTTCCAAAGATTCCTATATCATCATCCGTAACACATTGCTGTATAACTCTCTGTTCATCGTACTGAATCTCGGGCTTCCGCTGGCCTTCGCCCTGATGCTTAACGAGATGAAGAACCGTTTTCTCTCAAAGCTTCATCAGACAATTATGTTTCTGCCGTACTTCCTGTCAATGATCGTAATCTCCTACCTGGTCTATGGGTTCCTTAGCGATGAGCGGGGATACTTCAACGGGACACTACTCCCAGCTATGGGTCTTGAGCCTGTACGCTGGTACTTCACGAAAGAAGTGTGGCCGGTTATCCTGCCGATCATTAATACGTGGAAGAACATGGGTTACTACACTGTCGTATATATGGCGGCAATCATCGGTATCGATGAAGAGTACTACGAGGCGGCGACGATAGACGGAGCGAATAAGTGGCAGCAGATGAAGAAAATTACGATCCCGTTAATTACGCCGGTAATTACGATTATGACTTTACTGCAGATCGGCAAGATCTTTAATGCTGACTTTGGCCTATTCTTCCAGGTGCCGCGTGAATCAGGGGCGTTATTCCCCGTGACGAATGTTATCGACACCTATGTCTACCGTACGTTCCTGACGGTTGGAGATATCGGACTCTCCTCGGCGGCAGGACTCTTCCAATCGGTAGTCGGTTTCGTGCTGGTATTTGTATCCAACTGGATCGTCCGCCGCATTAATCCCGAGAACGCGCTGTTCTAA
- a CDS encoding carbohydrate ABC transporter permease, translating into MAKPTSELISGSNSKNQISGRASVLINTFFVIYSALCILPLLLIISVSLSDEQSVMTHGYRFLPANFNLAAYKFLIKDIDQIVHSYGISIAVTVTGTILSVIVIALYAYPISRSNFPQAKFFTFFVFLTMLISGGLVPWYLVYVQMLDLRDTLWSLIMPLIMSAFWVLIMRTFFKETVPEAVLESAKIDGAGELRIFIRIVLPLSLPVLATVALFQTLTYWNDWFLSLVFITDNHNISVQYFMYKMMVNIQYLSSNPNAMAEITRAGGMVNFPSETVRMAMVVVGVGPIIFAYPFFQKYFIKGLTVGSVKG; encoded by the coding sequence ATGGCTAAACCAACAAGTGAATTGATATCCGGCTCCAATTCGAAGAATCAGATCTCGGGACGGGCATCAGTTCTCATTAATACCTTCTTCGTGATCTATTCGGCGCTTTGCATTCTGCCGCTGCTTCTGATTATCTCGGTATCGCTTTCTGATGAGCAATCAGTTATGACACATGGCTATCGCTTCTTACCGGCAAACTTTAATCTGGCAGCTTATAAATTTCTGATTAAGGATATCGATCAGATTGTTCATTCCTACGGGATTTCGATCGCCGTAACGGTGACTGGTACGATCCTAAGCGTCATAGTAATTGCGCTTTATGCGTATCCGATTTCGCGGAGTAACTTCCCGCAGGCCAAGTTTTTCACTTTCTTCGTCTTTCTGACCATGCTGATATCCGGCGGCCTCGTCCCCTGGTATCTGGTATATGTGCAGATGCTGGACTTGAGAGATACGCTGTGGTCACTGATCATGCCGCTGATTATGTCGGCGTTCTGGGTATTGATCATGCGTACCTTCTTTAAGGAGACCGTACCAGAAGCCGTCCTGGAATCAGCCAAAATCGACGGAGCCGGAGAGCTGCGGATATTCATCCGGATCGTACTGCCGCTGTCACTCCCGGTTCTGGCAACTGTCGCGCTGTTCCAGACGCTGACCTACTGGAACGACTGGTTCCTGAGTCTGGTGTTTATTACGGACAATCATAATATTTCGGTGCAGTATTTCATGTACAAAATGATGGTCAACATTCAGTACCTCTCCAGCAACCCTAATGCAATGGCCGAGATTACCCGGGCTGGCGGAATGGTCAACTTCCCGAGTGAGACGGTGCGGATGGCGATGGTGGTTGTAGGCGTCGGACCGATCATTTTTGCCTATCCGTTCTTCCAGAAGTACTTCATCAAAGGCTTGACTGTCGGTTCTGTCAAAGGCTAA
- a CDS encoding ABC transporter substrate-binding protein, protein MKHMKSKAALLLTILIVSSIAVTACGNSNDSSTAAPGSSSNTATGGTSTDASKLEPYKLKLVYEGAPQADEAIVEEALNKLLTEKINATIDLAPIDWGAWDDKINLMIASREPVDVLFTASWNGYAKNVAKGAYLDLGSLLDQYGQGIKESLDPAFLNGSKIGGKNYGVPTNKELASSGGIVYRKDIADELGIDMSKVQKIEDLEAVYKIVKEKKPNMYPLYTTGGTFAAHSFVELDFLGDTTIPGAIDKNGADAVVKPAEEFPQYLNALKVTRDYFEKGYVNKDAATSQTSSLDAYKTGNVFSTVEPLKPGKAEEIASATALEGKLAQITLTGKTVATSETTGAMLAISSTSKNPERAMMLINLLHTDTEIINLLNFGIEGTHFTLAGNVMTQTDKSGQYAPGVAWELGNQFLNYVWNTEAPDKWEQFKKFNEGAKSSPALGFTFDSEPVKSEVGALANVLREYQKALETGSVDLDEMLPKYIAAQKSAGLDKVIAEKQRQLDEFLASKK, encoded by the coding sequence ATGAAACATATGAAAAGCAAAGCTGCACTTCTTCTAACAATATTAATTGTCTCGTCAATCGCTGTCACGGCTTGCGGAAATTCCAATGACTCAAGCACCGCAGCACCTGGTTCTTCCTCAAACACAGCCACAGGCGGCACGTCCACGGATGCTTCGAAGCTCGAGCCTTATAAGCTGAAGCTCGTCTACGAAGGGGCACCGCAGGCAGATGAAGCCATCGTTGAGGAAGCGCTGAATAAGCTCCTGACCGAGAAAATCAATGCAACGATCGATCTCGCTCCGATCGACTGGGGAGCCTGGGACGATAAGATTAACCTCATGATTGCTTCCCGCGAGCCGGTAGATGTTCTATTCACCGCCTCATGGAACGGATATGCGAAGAATGTTGCCAAGGGCGCTTATCTGGATCTGGGTTCTTTACTCGATCAATACGGCCAGGGAATTAAGGAGAGTCTGGACCCCGCTTTCCTGAACGGCTCCAAAATCGGCGGCAAAAACTATGGTGTCCCGACCAATAAAGAGCTGGCATCGTCAGGCGGTATCGTGTACCGGAAGGACATCGCCGATGAGCTTGGCATCGACATGAGCAAAGTCCAAAAGATCGAAGATCTCGAAGCCGTCTATAAAATCGTCAAGGAGAAGAAGCCGAACATGTATCCGCTGTACACGACAGGCGGAACGTTTGCCGCGCATTCCTTTGTGGAGCTGGACTTTTTGGGGGATACAACCATACCTGGTGCAATCGATAAGAATGGGGCGGATGCGGTAGTCAAACCGGCGGAAGAATTCCCTCAGTACTTAAATGCATTGAAGGTAACCCGTGATTACTTCGAGAAGGGCTATGTCAATAAAGACGCGGCCACTTCCCAGACCTCATCGCTCGACGCTTACAAGACCGGCAATGTATTCTCCACCGTAGAGCCGCTCAAGCCAGGAAAGGCTGAAGAAATTGCCTCAGCAACCGCTCTTGAGGGTAAGCTTGCCCAGATCACACTGACGGGCAAAACGGTCGCGACCTCGGAGACCACCGGTGCCATGCTGGCCATTTCATCGACGTCTAAGAACCCGGAACGTGCCATGATGCTCATTAATCTGCTTCATACGGATACTGAGATTATCAATCTGCTGAACTTTGGTATTGAAGGTACACACTTTACGCTTGCCGGCAATGTCATGACACAGACGGATAAATCCGGCCAGTACGCGCCTGGTGTTGCCTGGGAACTGGGGAACCAATTCCTGAACTATGTCTGGAACACAGAAGCACCGGACAAGTGGGAGCAGTTCAAAAAGTTCAACGAAGGCGCCAAATCATCACCGGCCCTCGGGTTCACCTTCGACAGCGAACCGGTCAAATCGGAGGTCGGTGCACTGGCTAACGTCTTAAGAGAATATCAGAAGGCGCTTGAGACAGGCTCGGTTGACCTGGACGAAATGCTGCCGAAGTATATCGCCGCCCAGAAATCGGCCGGACTCGACAAAGTCATCGCCGAGAAGCAGAGACAGCTGGATGAATTCCTGGCCAGCAAGAAGTAA
- a CDS encoding NUDIX domain-containing protein — protein MEIIVKNNWERPGGKGEDNESAEETARREVFEEVGLEVRIHELIGVYYEAAHDMHHFVFIADNADALNH, from the coding sequence TTGGAGATAATAGTCAAAAACAACTGGGAACGGCCCGGCGGAAAAGGGGAGGACAATGAGTCTGCGGAGGAAACCGCCCGAAGAGAGGTCTTCGAAGAAGTGGGTCTGGAAGTTCGCATCCATGAATTAATAGGGGTGTATTATGAAGCGGCGCATGATATGCATCATTTTGTGTTCATAGCGGATAACGCAGATGCCCTGAACCATTAA
- a CDS encoding TetR/AcrR family transcriptional regulator: MTKIDRRILKTQEALKAAIIDLMKEKSFDDITIQDLSDRANVSRGTIYLHYMDKYDLLDKLIETHIEELRERCAAAADLDFATGSVLWTEYFESHYAFFSTMLASKGAPFFRSRFMEFLVDEFHDEVDNTQGKNEGLNRDLVVNFVAASYVGVVEWWFKNDRPVTYLVLAEQLGALLDRICE; the protein is encoded by the coding sequence ATGACCAAGATCGACAGGAGAATCCTTAAAACTCAGGAAGCCTTAAAGGCTGCAATCATTGACCTGATGAAGGAAAAGAGTTTCGATGATATTACGATTCAGGATCTTTCGGATCGGGCTAACGTCAGCCGCGGAACGATATACCTGCACTATATGGATAAATACGACCTGCTGGATAAACTGATAGAGACTCATATCGAAGAGCTCCGGGAAAGATGCGCAGCCGCCGCAGATCTGGATTTTGCAACAGGGTCTGTACTGTGGACGGAATACTTCGAGTCTCATTACGCCTTTTTCTCCACGATGCTGGCCAGTAAAGGGGCTCCATTCTTCCGCAGCCGGTTCATGGAGTTCCTTGTGGATGAGTTCCATGATGAAGTGGACAACACCCAAGGGAAGAATGAAGGATTAAACCGGGATCTGGTCGTGAATTTTGTAGCCGCTTCGTATGTAGGCGTTGTCGAATGGTGGTTCAAGAACGATAGACCGGTAACTTATCTTGTATTAGCTGAGCAGCTGGGAGCCTTACTGGATAGAATTTGTGAGTAG
- a CDS encoding aldo/keto reductase produces the protein MEYVKFGNTGMDVSRICLGCMSFGEVLPGGHQWVLDEAHSRPIIKRALELGINFFDTANVYANGTSEEITGRALKEYANRDELVLATKVWGRMHEGPNGAGLSRKSIMSEIDKSLKRLGTDYVDLYIIHRWDYNTPIEETMEAMHDVVKAGKARYIGASAMFAWQFQKAQHTAEKNGWTRFVSMQNHLNLIYREEEREMMPLCKDQKIAVTPYSPLASGRLIRDWSESTHRSETDHVQKWKYDSTADADRLIVQRVASLAEERGVPRIHIALAWLLQKESVAAPIIGATKLSQLEDAAGVLQVKLTSEEINFLEELYVPHNVVGAQ, from the coding sequence ATGGAATATGTGAAGTTCGGAAATACGGGGATGGATGTCTCACGGATTTGTCTGGGTTGTATGAGCTTCGGTGAGGTGCTGCCGGGAGGCCATCAATGGGTACTGGATGAAGCGCACAGCCGGCCGATTATCAAAAGAGCCCTGGAACTCGGAATTAACTTTTTCGATACCGCGAACGTTTATGCCAATGGAACCAGCGAAGAGATTACCGGACGGGCATTGAAGGAATATGCAAACCGTGATGAACTGGTTCTCGCTACGAAGGTCTGGGGTCGTATGCATGAAGGTCCGAATGGTGCAGGGTTGTCCCGGAAATCCATCATGAGTGAAATTGATAAAAGCCTGAAGCGGCTGGGCACGGATTATGTAGATCTCTACATCATCCACCGCTGGGATTACAACACGCCGATTGAAGAAACGATGGAAGCCATGCATGATGTGGTAAAGGCCGGGAAAGCCAGATATATTGGCGCCTCGGCAATGTTCGCCTGGCAATTTCAAAAGGCGCAGCATACCGCAGAGAAAAACGGCTGGACAAGGTTCGTATCGATGCAGAATCACCTGAATCTTATATACCGTGAAGAGGAAAGGGAGATGATGCCGCTATGCAAGGACCAGAAAATTGCGGTCACCCCTTACAGCCCCCTGGCCTCAGGCAGACTGATTCGTGATTGGTCAGAGAGCACTCACCGGTCCGAGACCGACCATGTCCAGAAATGGAAATACGACTCTACCGCTGATGCCGACCGTCTGATCGTCCAGCGCGTGGCGTCTCTTGCCGAAGAGCGCGGTGTACCGCGCATTCATATCGCTTTGGCCTGGCTGTTGCAGAAAGAATCTGTAGCTGCCCCTATTATAGGTGCAACGAAGCTGTCGCAGCTCGAAGATGCTGCCGGTGTTCTGCAGGTGAAATTAACATCAGAAGAGATTAATTTCCTTGAAGAGCTGTATGTTCCACACAACGTAGTTGGAGCACAGTAA